In the genome of Oscarella lobularis chromosome 1, ooOscLobu1.1, whole genome shotgun sequence, one region contains:
- the LOC136185485 gene encoding complement C1q and tumor necrosis factor-related protein 9-like, translated as MEHVLSPLNAEAPASRVIKETKERKEAREENGDKGDQGAKGSHGLLGKQGPAGVVGPPGSQGRQGATGPQGPRGNTGIQGETGIQGPKGQKGMQGIKGEIGPTGPRGRGGIDGIPGPPGHTGQAGPKGPKGDKACFLRRLAKDIV; from the exons ATGGAGCATGTACTTTCCCCTCTCAATGCTGAAGCACCCGCGTCTAGGGTcataaaggagacaaaggaacgCAAGGAAGCGCGGGAAGAAAACGGAGACAAA GGTGATCAAGGTGCTAAAGGATCTCATGGCCTTCTTGGAAAACAG GGTCCTGCTGGTGTTGTTGGACCTCCTGGTTCCCAAGGTAGACAAGGTGCAACTGGACCACAGGGACCTCGTGGAAATACCGGAATACAA GGTGAAACAGGCATACAGGGCCCGAAAGGACAAAAAGGAATGCAAGGAATCAAA GGAGAAATTGGACCCACAGGgccaagaggaagaggaggaattGACGGAATTCCT GGTCCACCGGGTCACACAGGACAAGCAGGACCAAAAGGACCTAAAGGAGATAAGGCGTGTTTCTTACGAAGATTAGCTAAAGACATTGTTTAA
- the LOC136187913 gene encoding retinol dehydrogenase 12-like: MGSSLSYPEVDLAGKVAIVTGGNTGIGYETGKAFARMGARVILACRSEERATEAIAKMQSELAEAKPVSGEDINVEFMALDLSSLASARDFAKAFLARRLPLHLLVLNAGIAFISPLQLTDDGLEKHFQVNYLGHLLIILHLLELLSSSGPDVRVISVSSGAYKAGTLDLTNMDGSKSYGRFKFYGNSKLYQIMMTFYLQKKLSDSGIAFSCLNPGFVKTEATRGFEDSAFLTALAKATHALGMARSAAKGAATSINAAVNPEFANGKALFFESCKPTGVKSLARDETRHEELWTYSIELLRKYIDDECATKLTDMGLTISSSEAAESLDNQDD, translated from the exons ATGGGCTCGTCACTCTCGTATCCCGAAGTCGATTTGGCCGGCAAGGTGGCTATCGTGACGGGCGGCAATACAGGAATAGGTTACGAAACAGGCAAGGCTTTCGCCAGGATGGGAGCTCGCGTCATTTTGGCCTGCCGATCGGAGGAACGAGCGACCGAG GCGATCGCGAAAATGCAAAGCGAACTGGCCGAAGCGAAGCCCGTGTCAGGAGAAGATATCAACGTCGAATTCATGGCACTCGATTTGTCTTCGCTCGCGTCGGCACGAGACTTCGCCAAGGCCTTCTTGGCACGACGTCTTCCACTTCATCTGCTCGTTCTCAATGCAGGAATCGCATTCATCAGTCCCTTac aGCTGACTGATGATGGGTTGGAGAAACATTTTCAAGTCAATTACCTCGGTCATCTCTTGATCATACTTCATTTGCTCGAGCTCCTCAGTTCCAGTGGTCCGGACGTCCGCGTCATATCTGTGTCGTCAGGTGCGTACAAAGCCGGCACTCTCGATTTGACAAACATGGACGGTTCCAAATCGTATGGCAGATTTAAGTTCTACGGAAACTCCAAGCTGTATCAG ATCATGATGACGTTTTATCTTCAAAAGAAGCTTTCTGACAGCGGAATAGCATTCTCGTGTCTTAATCCTGGCTTC GTTAAAACAGAGGCCACGAGAGGATTTGAAGATTCCGCCTTTTTAACGGCACTAGCGAAAGCAACTCATGCACTCG GTATGGCACGAAGTGCAGCGAAGGGAGCTGCGACGTCAATTAACGCTGCCGTCAATCCTGAATTTGCCAATGGAAAAGCACTATTCTTTGAAAGCTGCAAGCCTACTGGTGTCAAAAGTCTTGCAAG AGACGAGACTCGTCACGAAGAGTTATGGACGTACAGTATCGAGTTATTGCGCAAgtacatcgacgacgagtgcgccACTAAGCTGACTGACATGGGTctgacgatttcgtcgtctgagGCGGCCGAGAGCCTCGACAATCAAGACGATTAA
- the LOC136187925 gene encoding retinol dehydrogenase 12-like: MGSSLSYPEVDLAGKVAIVTGGNTGMGYETGKAFARMGARVILACRSEERATEAIAKMRSELAEAKPVSGEDINVEFMALDLSSLASARDFAKAFLARRLPLHLLVLNAGIAMINPLQLTDDGLEKMFQVNYLGHLLITLHLLELLSSSGPDVRVISVSSLAYKSGTLDLTNMDGSKSYGRVKFYGNSKLYQIMMTFYLQKKLSDSGIAFSCLNPGFVETEGTRGLEDSAFLTALAKATYALGMARSAAKGAATSINAAVNPEFANGKALFFESCKPAGVNSLARDETRHEELWTYSIELLRKYIDDECATKLTDMGLTISSSEAAESLDNQDD, from the exons ATGggctcgtcgctctcgtatCCCGAAGTCGATTTGGCCGGCAAGGTGGCCATCGTGACGGGCGGCAATACGGGAATGGGTTACGAAACAGGCAAGGCTTTCGCCAGGATGGGAGCTCGCGTCATTCTGGCGTGCCGATCGGAGGAACGAGCGACCGAG GCGATCGCGAAAATGCGAAGCGAACTGGCCGAAGCGAAGCCCGTGTCGGGAGAAGATATCAACGTCGAATTCATGGCACTCGATTTGTCTTCGCTCGCGTCGGCACGAGACTTCGCCAAGGCCTTCTTGGCGCGACGTCTTCCGCTTCATCTGCTCGTTCTCAATGCAGGAATCGCAATGATCAATCCCTTAC AGCTGACTGATGATGGGTTGGAGAAAATGTTTCAAGTCAATTACCTCGGTCATCTCTTGATCACACTTCACTTGCTCGAGCTCCTCAGTTCCAGTGGTCCCGACGTCCGCGTCATATCTGTGTCGTCACTTGCGTACAAATCCGGCACTCTCGATTTGACAAACATGGACGGTTCCAAATCATATGGCAGAGTGAAGTTTTATGGAAACTCGAAGCTCTATCAG ATCATGATGACGTTTTATCTTCAAAAGAAGCTTTCTGACAGCGGAATAGCATTCTCGTGTCTTAATCCTGGCTTC GTTGAAACAGAGGGCACGAGAGGATTAGAAGATTCCGCCTTTTTAACGGCACTAGCGAAAGCAACTTATGCACTCG GTATGGCACGAAGTGCAGCGAAGGGAGCTGCGACGTCAATTAACGCTGCAGTCAATCCTGAATTTGCCAATGGAAAAGCACTATTCTTTGAAAGCTGCAAGCCTGCTGGTGTCAACAGTCTTGCAAG AGACGAGACTCGTCACGAAGAGTTATGGACGTACAGTATCGAGTTATTGCGCAAgtacatcgacgacgagtgcgccACTAAGCTGACTGACATGGGTctgacgatttcgtcgtccgagGCGGCCGAGAGCCTCGACAATCAAGACGATTAA
- the LOC136187934 gene encoding retinol dehydrogenase 12-like, translated as MGASLSYPEVDLAGKVAIVTGGNTGIGYETGKALARMGARVILACRSEERATEAIKKMRSELAEAKPVSGENINVEFMALDLASLASARDFAKAYLARNLPLHLLILNAGMAMLPLQLTDDGLEKHFQVNYLSHLLILLHLLELLSSSGPDVRVISVSSDGYEYGTLDLKNMDGSESYGRMKFYGNSKLYQIMMTLYLQKKLSEIAFFCLHPGKVSTEIARGMSDSTFLMVMAKIFVAMGRSPEKGAATSINAAVNPAFANEKALYFEDCKPVVLHSLAKNETHHEQLWEYSIKLLRKFIDDDCASKLTDMGLTISSSSEAAASPGDEDN; from the exons ATGGGGGCTTCGCTCTCGTATCCCGAAGTCGATTTGGCCGGCAAGGTGGCTATTGTGACGGGCGGAAATACCGGGATAGGCTACGAAACAGGCAAGGCTCTCGCCAGGATGGGAGCTCGCGTCATTCTGGCGTGTCGATCGGAAGAGAGAGCCACAGAG GCGATCAAGAAAATGCGAAGCGAGCTGGCCGAAGCGAAGCCCGTATCGGGAGAGAATATCAACGTCGAGTTTATGGCACTCGATCTGGCTTCTCTCGCGTCGGCACGAGACTTTGCCAAGGCCTACTTGGCGCGAAATCTGCCGCTTCATCTGCTCATTCTCAACGCAGGAATGGCAATGCTTCCCTTAC AGCTGACTGATGACGGGTTGGAGAAACATTTTCAAGTCAATTACTTGAGTCATCTCTTGATCTTACTGCACTTGCTCGAGCTGCTCAGCTCCAGTGGTCCCGACGTTCGCGTCATATCCGTGTCGTCAGATGGATACGAATACGGCACTCTCGATTTGAAAAACATGGACGGTTCCGAGTCATATGGCAGAATGAAGTTTTATGGAAACTCGAAGCTCTATCAA ATTATGATGACGTTGTATCTTCAAAAGAAGCTTAGTGAGATAGCATTCTTTTGTCTTCATCCTGGCAAG GTGAGCACCGAGATAGCACGAGGAATGAGCGATTCTACGTTTCTGATGGTGATGGCCAAAATATTTGTAGCAATGG GACGAAGTCCAGAAAAGGGAGCTGCAACGTCGATCAATGCCGCAGTCAATCCGGCATTTGCTAACGAAAAGGCACTTTATTTTGAAGACTGCAAACCTGTTGTTCTCCATAGCCTTGCAAA AAACGAGACTCATCACGAACAGTTATGGGAGTACAGCATCAAGTTATTGCGCAAGTTTATCGATGACGATTGCGCTTCTAAGTTGACTGACATGGGTCtgacgatctcgtcgtcgtcggaggcCGCTGCGAGCCctggcgacgaagacaattGA
- the LOC136188585 gene encoding retinol dehydrogenase 12-like codes for MGASLSYPEVDLSGKVAVVTGGNTGIGYETGKALARMGARVILACRSEKRAKEAIKRMRSELVEASHVDIDVEYMALDLSSLASARDFAKAYLARRLPLHLLILNAGIAMINPLQLTDDGLEKQFQVNYLGHLLIVLLLLELLGANGPDVRVVSVSSSGHQFANFDLTNINGFKSYSRVTFYGNSKLYQIMMSYYLQKRLLNSEICFSSVHPGVVKTEIARGHEDSIILTAFSKISYGIGAARSPEKGAATTINTAVNPAFANKKALYFEDCKPVAPRRAARNEIHHEELWAYSIKLLRKYIDDDCAAKLTDMGLTIPPSAASLDQQDD; via the exons ATGGGCGCATCGCTCTCGTATCCAGAAGTCGATTTATCGGGCAAGGTGGCCGTCGTGACGGGCGGAAATACCGGAATAGGCTACGAAACGGGCAAGGCTCTCGCGAGAATGGGAGCTCGCGTCATTTTGGCGTGCCGATCAGAGAAAAGAGCAAAAGAG GCCATCAAGAGAATGAGAAGCGAGCTGGTCGAAGCGAGCCACGTCGACATTGACGTCGAATATATGGCGCTTGATTTGTCGTCTCTTGCGTCGGCGCGAGACTTCGCCAAGGCCTACTTGGCACGACGTCTTCCCCTTCATCTGCTGATTCTCAATGCGGGAATTGCAATGATCAATCCTTTAC AACTGACTGATGATGGCTTGGAGAAACAATTTCAAGTCAATTATTTAGGACACCTCTTGATCGTACTTCTGTTGCTCGAGCTGCTCGGCGCCAACGGTCCTGACGTTCGAGTCGTTTCCGTGTCGTCAAGTGGCCACCAATTCGCCAATTTTGATTTGACCAACATAAACGGTTTCAAGTCATACAGCAGAGTTACATTCTATGGCAACTCCAAGCTCTACCAA ATCATGATGTCGTATTATCTTCAAAAGAGACTTTTGAACAGTGAGATATGTTTCTCTTCTGTTCATCCCGGCGTG GTCAAAACGGAGATTGCGAGAGGACACGAAGATTCCATAATTCTGACCGCATTTTCCAAAATATCTTACGGAATCG GTGCTGCGCGAAGTCCAGAGAAGGGAGCTGCAACGACTATCAATACTGCCGTCAATCCAGCATTTGCTAATAAGAAAGCCCTTTATTTTGAAGACTGCAAACCTGTTGCTCCTCGTCGCGCTGCAAG AAACGAGATTCATCACGAAGAGTTATGGGCGTACAGCATCAAGTTACTGCGCAAGtatatcgacgacgattgtgCCGCAAAGCTGACTGACATGGGTCTGACAATTCCGCCTTCTGCTGCGAGCCTCGACCAGCAAGACGATTGA